One Archocentrus centrarchus isolate MPI-CPG fArcCen1 chromosome 14, fArcCen1, whole genome shotgun sequence DNA window includes the following coding sequences:
- the LOC115791471 gene encoding olfactory receptor 1-like, protein MDLFNSALGKNITFLRPAYFIISGFVGIPNIKYYYVFLFFVYIISVLANTAVMGVICLDHSLRTPKYVAVFNLALVDLLGNSVVVPKVLDIFLCNHTQIPYNDCLTFLFFCYLCFFLQALNLVALSYDRVIAIVYPLHYPVKVTHRFMISLIASFWVVVITVMLLTVGLLTRLSFCQSVVIKSYICDHGPIFRLACNDYTPSYVISMMVPALVLWLPLTIVLMSYMCISYALAKVATVQERMKGFKTCTAHLSLVAIYFIPVLITFTLGANIDPNARIINLSLGMVFPSMLNPIIYVLQTREIKESLKKLFKNESFHQEHPLCFYNLLQIYVIEIHILYIRDFLITA, encoded by the exons ATGGACCTTTTCAACTCTGCACTGGggaaaaatattacttttttgCGCCCTGCATATTTCATTATAAGTGGATTTGTTGGGATTCCTAATATTAAATACTATtatgtctttctgttttttgtttatattatttcagtCCTGGCAAACACAGCTGTAATGGGGGTCATATGCTTGGATCATAGTCTAAGAACACCAAAATATGTTGCAGTTTTTAATCTCGCATTGGTGGATCTGTTAGGAAACTCTGTCGTTGTACCAAAGGTTCTTGATATCTTTTTGTGTAATCACACCCAGATTCCTTATAATGACTGCTTGACattcctgtttttctgctatCTTTGCTTTTTCTTACAGGCTTTAAATCTGGTTGCACTGTCATATGACAGAGTTATAGCTATTGTTTACCCACTGCATTATCCAGTGAAGGTGACTCACAGGTTCATGATCTCTTTGATTGCCTCTTTCTGGGTAGTTGTCATTACTGTTATGCTCCTTACAGTTGGCCTCCTTACAAGACTTTCCTTCTGTCAGTCAGTTGTTATTAAAAGTTATATCTGTGACCATGGCCCGATATTCCGTCTTGCATGCAATGACTATACACCCAGCTATGTAATTTCGATGATGGTGCCAGCTCTTGTTCTTTGGCTTCCTCTTACAATTGTTTTGATGAGTTACATGTGTATCAGCTATGCTTTAGCTAAAGTAGCTACAGTCCAAGAAAGAATGAAGGGCTTTAAAACCTGCACTGCTCATCTTTCATTAGTCGCAATCTATTTCATCCCAGTATTAATCACATTTACTCTAGGTGCAAACATAGACCCAAATGCCAGGATCATAAACCTGTCTCTAGGCATGGTCTTTCCTTCAATGCTGAACCCAATCATATATGTTCTACAGACACGAGAAATCAAAGAATCTCTGAAAAAGTT ATTCAAAAATGAATCTTTTCATCAAGAGCATCCTTTGTGCTTTTATAATCTCCTTCAAATATATGTTATTGAaatacatatactgtatatcagAGATTTCTTAATAACTGCCtga
- the LOC115791472 gene encoding olfactory receptor 1-like encodes MDFFNFALGKNITFVRPAYFIVSGFVGIPNIKYYYVFLFFVYIISVLANTAVMGVICLDHNLRTPKYVAVFNLALVDLLGNSSVVPKVLDIFLFNHTQIPYNDCLTFLFFCYICLSMQALNLVALSYDRVIAIVYPLHYPVKVTHRFMFSLIASLWVFVITVMLLTVGLLTRLSFCQSVVIKSYICAHGQIYRLACNDYTPSYVIAKMVPALILWFPLTIVLMSYICIGYALAKVATVQERMKGFKTCTAHLSLVATYFIPVLITFTLGANIDPNARIINLSLGMIFPPMLNPIIYVLQTREIKESLKKLLRIITRYKIRKVKLKN; translated from the coding sequence ATGGACTTCTTCAACTTTGCACTTGGGAAAAATATTACTTTTGTGCGCCCTGCATATTTCATTGTAAGTGGATTTGTTGGGATTCCTAATATTAAATACTATtatgtctttctgttttttgtttatattatttcagtCCTGGCAAACACAGCTGTAATGGGGGTCATATGCTTGGATCATAATCTAAGAACACCAAAATATGTTGCAGTTTTTAATCTTGCATTGGTGGATCTGTTAGGAAACTCTTCTGTGGTACCAAAGGTTCTTGATATCTTTTTGTTTAATCACACCCAGATTCCTTATAATGACTGCTTGACgttcctgtttttctgctatATTTGCCTTTCCATGCAGGCTCTAAATCTGGTTGCTCTGTCATATGACAGAGTTATAGCTATCGTTTACCCACTGCATTATCCAGTGAAGGTGACTCATAGGTTCATGTTCTCTTTGATTGCCTCTTTGTGGGTATTTGTCATTACTGTTATGCTCCTTACAGTTGGCCTCCTTACAAGACTTTCCTTCTGTCAGTCAGTTGTTATTAAAAGTTATATCTGTGCCCATGGCCAGATATACAGGCTTGCATGCAATGACTATACACCCAGCTATGTAATTGCTAAGATGGTGCCAGCTCTCATTCTTTGGTTTCCTCTTACAATTGTTTTGATGAGTTACATATGTATTGGCTATGCTTTAGCTAAAGTAGCCACAGTCCAAGAAAGAATGAAGGGCTTTAAAACCTGCACAGCTCATCTTTCATTAGTGGCAACATATTTCATCCCAGTATTAATCACATTTACTCTAGGTGCAAACATAGACCCAAATGCCAGGATCATAAACCTGTCTCTAGGCATGATCTTTCCTCCAATGCTGAACCCAATCATATATGTTCTACAGACACGAGAAATCAAAGAATCTCTGAAAAAGTTGCTAAGAATCATAACCCGCTACAAAATtagaaaagtaaaattaaaaaattaa